A single Crateriforma conspicua DNA region contains:
- a CDS encoding 2-oxoacid:ferredoxin oxidoreductase subunit beta, whose translation MSLPVLKATDFASDQDVRWCPGCGDYSILAQMKKVLPNVGVPREKIVFISGIGCSSRFPYYMNTYGMHSIHGRAPGFATGLKSTRPDLMVWVITGDGDSLSIGGNHFIHAIRRNLDINIVLFNNRIYGLTKGQYSPTSAEGQITKSTPMGSIDHPLSPLSIALAAEATFVARSMDAHVKHLGDMLMAASQHKGTSLVEVYQNCNVFNDGAMAYAQEKKQRPNNIIELEHGKPMIFGENRDKGIRLTGNHLEVVDTADVPADDLLIHDAHNPDPSIQMMLARMRYPVMPEPFGILRQVDGVATYNDQINDQVTTAKREKGEGDLNTLFHSGDTWKVA comes from the coding sequence ATGTCTTTGCCCGTTCTGAAAGCAACCGACTTCGCCTCCGATCAAGACGTCCGCTGGTGCCCCGGTTGTGGCGACTATTCGATCTTGGCCCAGATGAAAAAAGTCTTGCCAAACGTCGGCGTGCCGCGTGAAAAGATCGTCTTCATCAGCGGCATCGGCTGCAGCAGCCGTTTTCCGTACTACATGAACACGTACGGGATGCACAGCATTCACGGACGTGCCCCCGGGTTTGCCACCGGATTGAAGTCAACGCGTCCGGATCTGATGGTTTGGGTCATCACCGGTGACGGCGATTCGCTGTCCATTGGTGGCAACCACTTCATCCATGCGATCCGCCGGAACTTGGACATCAACATCGTGTTGTTCAACAACCGGATCTATGGATTGACCAAGGGCCAATACAGCCCGACCAGCGCCGAAGGCCAGATCACCAAGAGCACCCCGATGGGATCGATCGATCACCCTCTTAGCCCGTTGTCGATCGCCTTGGCCGCCGAAGCCACCTTCGTCGCGCGCAGTATGGACGCCCACGTCAAACACCTCGGCGACATGCTGATGGCCGCGTCCCAGCACAAAGGCACGTCGCTGGTGGAGGTGTACCAGAACTGCAACGTCTTCAACGACGGCGCGATGGCCTACGCCCAGGAAAAGAAACAGCGTCCAAACAACATCATCGAACTGGAACACGGCAAGCCGATGATCTTCGGCGAAAACCGTGACAAGGGGATCCGTCTGACCGGCAACCATCTGGAAGTCGTCGACACCGCGGACGTGCCCGCCGATGATCTGCTGATTCACGACGCCCACAACCCGGATCCGTCGATCCAGATGATGCTGGCTCGCATGCGTTACCCGGTGATGCCCGAACCGTTCGGGATCTTGCGTCAGGTCGACGGGGTTGCCACCTACAATGATCAGATCAACGACCAAGTCACCACGGCGAAGCGGGAAAAGGGCGAAGGCGATTTGAACACCCTGTTCCATTCGGGCGACACCTGGAAAGTCGCCTGA
- a CDS encoding Maf family protein: MNGLPNASIPGGLPLVLASGSPRRSQLLKAAGYEFSVRPASDDAECGLCSSVTAPELVARYAFRKALDVVRKCGDAVVLAADTVASCDGLVLGKPDDREHAAAMLRRLSGRRHDVFTGVCLWRSTDGRCVVDVVRTELQMKPISDATLTDHLDSGRWEGKAGAFGFQDGNDWLEIVGTGSESNVVGLPMERLAEMLRDFDRLSTVVDLSDDSFDSADRSQY, translated from the coding sequence ATGAACGGATTGCCCAACGCGAGCATTCCCGGCGGCTTGCCACTGGTATTGGCCAGCGGTTCGCCACGTCGCAGCCAGTTGTTGAAGGCGGCGGGTTATGAATTTTCGGTCCGTCCCGCCAGCGATGATGCCGAATGCGGATTATGCAGCAGCGTGACCGCGCCGGAACTGGTCGCCCGTTACGCGTTTCGCAAAGCGTTGGATGTCGTGCGAAAGTGTGGTGATGCCGTCGTTTTGGCGGCCGACACGGTGGCCTCGTGTGACGGACTGGTTCTGGGAAAGCCGGATGATCGCGAACATGCCGCCGCGATGCTGCGTCGACTGAGCGGGCGTCGTCATGACGTGTTCACCGGCGTTTGCCTGTGGCGATCGACCGACGGTCGCTGTGTGGTGGACGTCGTGCGAACGGAATTGCAGATGAAACCCATCAGCGACGCGACGCTGACGGATCACTTGGATTCCGGCCGCTGGGAAGGCAAAGCCGGTGCCTTCGGATTTCAAGACGGCAACGACTGGTTGGAAATCGTCGGTACTGGCAGCGAGTCGAACGTCGTCGGTTTGCCGATGGAACGCTTGGCAGAAATGCTGCGCGATTTTGATCGCCTGTCGACCGTCGTCGATCTTAGCGACGATTCGTTCGATTCGGCCGACCGGTCGCAATACTGA
- a CDS encoding FmdB family zinc ribbon protein, translated as MPLYEYECKTCEKTVEVLVRNETEKPECPGCGDHDLEKLISVPASPAVKSAGGSSLPMAGDCGAPGGCCGGGACGI; from the coding sequence ATGCCTTTGTATGAATACGAATGCAAGACGTGTGAAAAGACGGTGGAGGTCTTGGTCCGAAACGAAACCGAAAAGCCGGAATGCCCCGGTTGTGGTGACCATGACTTGGAAAAACTGATCAGCGTTCCGGCGTCGCCCGCGGTGAAATCCGCCGGCGGCAGCAGCCTGCCGATGGCGGGCGACTGTGGCGCGCCGGGTGGCTGTTGCGGTGGCGGTGCCTGCGGAATCTGA
- a CDS encoding glycosyltransferase, producing the protein MPDRSAADLDGNASDPLARSDSDASQPASVGASLRVTCFIHSLAGGGAERVMATLASKLAARHQVTLITLGSGDDDRHDVAPNVARVDLNVMAEHEPPPGIFRRAAAAFSRLKAIRQAIVHSEPDVVLSFCDSNNVKVLLATKGLGIPVVVAERSDPAMQSLGTVGDRLRNATYRRAAAVVAQTEGQAATLRQMTGRPIDVIPSAVAAPNDAGPLRAECQRSREDSEIRILAVGRLETEKGFDRLIQAFAMACRDTDQAMSLRIVGEGSQRDALIEQAKHSGVDAAVQLPGWCRPIWPMYAGCDFFVLPSRYEGFPSALLEAMSVGVPCVSVDCPSGPREIIRDGENGWLVENTVAGIAGGITAFAIRPVHVTTAVAERARDDVRQNFRWDTLVDRFDAVLRRCVK; encoded by the coding sequence TTGCCTGATCGTTCAGCCGCCGATTTGGATGGAAATGCATCCGATCCGCTTGCCCGATCCGATTCCGACGCGTCACAGCCCGCGTCGGTGGGGGCTTCGCTGCGCGTCACGTGCTTCATTCACTCGCTGGCCGGTGGCGGTGCCGAACGCGTCATGGCCACGCTGGCGTCAAAGCTGGCGGCGCGTCATCAGGTCACCCTGATCACCTTGGGCAGCGGCGATGACGATCGGCACGATGTCGCCCCGAACGTTGCCCGAGTTGATCTGAATGTGATGGCCGAACATGAACCGCCGCCCGGCATCTTCCGCCGCGCCGCCGCAGCGTTCAGCCGATTGAAGGCCATTCGCCAAGCCATCGTGCATTCAGAGCCCGACGTGGTGCTTTCGTTCTGTGATTCCAACAACGTCAAAGTGCTGTTGGCGACCAAGGGGCTGGGGATTCCCGTCGTCGTTGCCGAACGCAGCGATCCCGCGATGCAATCATTGGGAACGGTCGGCGATCGGCTTCGAAACGCGACCTATCGTCGTGCCGCCGCTGTGGTCGCGCAGACCGAAGGCCAAGCCGCGACGCTGCGCCAGATGACCGGCCGCCCGATCGACGTGATCCCTTCGGCCGTGGCGGCCCCGAACGATGCCGGTCCACTTCGCGCAGAATGCCAGCGGTCGCGTGAAGATTCTGAAATCCGGATCTTGGCCGTCGGTCGTCTGGAAACGGAGAAGGGGTTCGATCGATTGATCCAGGCGTTTGCGATGGCCTGTCGTGACACCGATCAAGCGATGTCGTTGCGGATCGTCGGCGAAGGATCCCAGCGGGACGCGCTGATCGAGCAAGCCAAACATTCGGGTGTCGACGCGGCGGTGCAGTTGCCTGGTTGGTGCCGCCCGATCTGGCCGATGTACGCCGGGTGTGATTTTTTTGTGTTGCCCAGTCGCTACGAAGGATTTCCGTCGGCGTTGTTGGAAGCGATGTCTGTGGGGGTGCCTTGCGTATCGGTCGATTGTCCCAGCGGCCCGCGAGAAATCATTCGCGATGGTGAAAACGGCTGGCTGGTAGAAAACACCGTCGCCGGCATCGCCGGTGGAATCACCGCATTCGCCATCCGCCCAGTTCACGTCACGACCGCCGTCGCCGAACGTGCTCGCGATGACGTCCGCCAAAACTTCCGGTGGGACACCTTGGTCGACCGATTCGATGCCGTCCTCAGGCGATGCGTGAAGTAG
- a CDS encoding 2-oxoacid:acceptor oxidoreductase subunit alpha, which produces MTASQPGPLANNVSGTEVSDNAAKSVRSVTGITVRLAGDSGDGMQLLGTQLTNTSALAGNDVATFPDFPAEIRAPRGTRAGVSGFQLQFASEEIFTPGDTLDALVVMNPAALVTNLGDLRKGGILIANEDGFNDKEFKLAKVESDPLESDIINQSYRLVKVPMTKLTRAAVEEHGLSAKNADRCKNFFAMGLVYWLFGRSLEPTLRFIQEKFYKKPDVVAANEAALRAGWAYGETTEAFGESYAVEAAELQPGTYRNIMGNQALAWGLIAASKISGKDLFYGTYPITPASDILHELTKHKNFGVRTFQAEDEIAAICATIGAAFGGEMAVTASSGPGIALKGEAMGLGVMMEMPMIVINVQRGGPSTGLPTKTEQSDLLQAMFGRNGEAPMPVLAPRSPADCFDMAIEAWRIAAETMTPVMLLSDGYIANGSEPWKIPEMDSLPKITIQHPPATSGEEPFLPYERNENLSRPWAVPGTDGLMHRIGGLEKEDRTGNVSYDPDNHQHMVQTRAEKVARIADRIPEQDVLGETSGDVLVVSWGGTYGACHTAVSRARMDGHDVSHAHLRYLNPMPRNIGTLLKSFRKVIVPELNAGQLRMLLRSEFLVDCIGINKIKGKPFTVGELDDAIRSHAAPARKSKAG; this is translated from the coding sequence ATGACGGCATCCCAACCCGGTCCCCTGGCCAACAACGTTTCCGGCACCGAAGTTTCCGACAACGCCGCGAAATCGGTGCGTTCGGTTACCGGGATCACGGTTCGTTTGGCCGGCGATAGTGGCGATGGGATGCAGTTGTTGGGCACCCAACTGACCAACACCAGCGCACTGGCCGGTAACGACGTCGCGACATTCCCCGATTTCCCGGCGGAGATCCGCGCCCCGCGTGGAACTCGCGCCGGCGTTTCTGGGTTCCAGTTGCAGTTCGCTTCGGAAGAAATCTTCACACCCGGCGACACGCTGGACGCCTTGGTCGTGATGAACCCGGCCGCGTTGGTCACCAACCTGGGCGATCTTCGCAAAGGCGGCATCTTGATCGCCAACGAAGACGGGTTTAACGACAAAGAATTCAAGCTGGCCAAGGTCGAATCGGACCCGCTGGAATCGGACATCATCAACCAGTCGTATCGATTGGTGAAGGTTCCGATGACCAAGCTGACTCGGGCCGCGGTCGAAGAACACGGTTTGAGCGCGAAGAACGCCGACCGTTGCAAGAACTTCTTCGCGATGGGATTGGTGTACTGGCTGTTCGGCCGGTCCTTGGAACCCACGCTGCGGTTCATCCAAGAAAAGTTTTACAAAAAGCCCGACGTGGTTGCGGCCAACGAAGCGGCGCTGCGTGCGGGATGGGCTTACGGCGAAACGACCGAAGCGTTCGGTGAATCGTATGCCGTCGAAGCCGCGGAACTGCAGCCGGGCACCTATCGCAACATCATGGGCAACCAGGCGTTGGCTTGGGGGCTGATCGCGGCGTCGAAGATCTCGGGCAAAGACCTGTTTTACGGCACTTACCCGATCACGCCCGCATCCGACATTCTGCACGAACTGACCAAGCACAAGAACTTTGGCGTGCGAACCTTCCAAGCGGAAGACGAGATCGCCGCGATCTGTGCCACCATCGGTGCGGCGTTCGGCGGCGAAATGGCCGTCACCGCCAGCAGCGGACCGGGAATCGCACTCAAGGGCGAAGCAATGGGCTTGGGCGTGATGATGGAAATGCCCATGATCGTGATCAACGTCCAGCGCGGCGGACCCAGCACGGGACTGCCCACGAAGACCGAACAGAGCGACTTGCTGCAAGCGATGTTCGGCCGCAACGGCGAAGCCCCGATGCCGGTGTTGGCACCACGTTCGCCCGCGGACTGTTTCGACATGGCCATCGAAGCTTGGCGAATCGCCGCCGAAACAATGACCCCAGTCATGTTGTTGTCCGATGGTTACATCGCCAACGGCAGCGAGCCGTGGAAGATTCCGGAAATGGATTCGTTGCCCAAGATCACGATCCAGCATCCGCCGGCCACTTCGGGCGAAGAACCGTTCTTGCCCTATGAGCGGAATGAAAACCTGTCGCGACCTTGGGCCGTTCCCGGAACCGACGGATTGATGCACCGCATCGGCGGTCTGGAAAAGGAAGACCGCACGGGCAACGTCAGCTATGACCCGGACAACCACCAACACATGGTCCAAACCCGGGCGGAAAAGGTCGCTCGGATTGCCGACCGGATCCCCGAGCAGGACGTGCTGGGCGAAACCAGCGGTGATGTGTTGGTCGTTTCTTGGGGCGGGACTTACGGTGCCTGTCACACCGCCGTCAGCCGTGCTCGGATGGACGGACATGACGTCAGCCACGCGCACCTGCGTTACCTGAACCCGATGCCACGCAACATCGGCACGCTGTTGAAATCGTTCCGCAAGGTCATCGTGCCGGAATTGAACGCCGGACAGCTGCGGATGTTGTTACGCAGCGAATTCCTTGTTGACTGCATCGGCATCAACAAGATCAAAGGCAAGCCGTTTACCGTCGGCGAACTGGACGATGCGATCCGATCGCACGCCGCACCAGCTCGAAAGAGCAAAGCTGGATAA
- a CDS encoding DUF3467 domain-containing protein encodes MTGNEPDPSQPEQPANQALRARVPDHVADGCFSTGAIVMTGPSEFIVDFLQTIGRPHRIARRIVIPHNVMPQFIDALEKNIDLYRNRFGDPPVPNQPPQDPNARRPSPQEIYDDLKLPDEVLSGTYANGVMIGHGANEFGLDFLTSFFPQSAVSARVFLSAGQVPRLLDSLKGAVNQLSQRRQEPPQGQSHSYDPNQDFKPQEPPPSEDADGDDEDSGADNGNGPV; translated from the coding sequence ATGACCGGAAACGAACCTGATCCGTCCCAGCCCGAACAGCCCGCCAATCAAGCCTTGCGGGCACGGGTCCCCGATCACGTCGCCGACGGATGTTTCAGCACCGGGGCCATCGTGATGACCGGCCCCAGCGAATTCATCGTCGATTTTCTGCAGACGATCGGACGGCCGCATCGCATTGCCCGGCGGATCGTCATCCCGCACAACGTGATGCCCCAGTTTATCGATGCGTTGGAAAAGAACATCGATCTGTACCGCAACCGTTTCGGTGATCCGCCGGTGCCCAACCAGCCGCCCCAGGATCCCAACGCTCGTCGGCCGTCGCCGCAAGAGATCTATGACGATTTGAAACTGCCCGATGAAGTGCTCAGCGGGACCTATGCCAACGGTGTGATGATCGGCCACGGCGCGAACGAGTTTGGCCTCGATTTCTTGACCAGCTTTTTCCCGCAATCCGCCGTCAGTGCACGCGTGTTTCTGTCCGCCGGCCAAGTCCCACGTTTGTTGGATTCGCTCAAGGGGGCGGTGAATCAATTGAGCCAGCGTCGCCAAGAACCGCCGCAAGGCCAGTCGCATTCGTATGATCCGAATCAGGATTTCAAGCCACAGGAACCGCCGCCAAGCGAAGACGCCGACGGCGACGATGAAGACTCCGGTGCAGACAATGGGAACGGGCCGGTTTGA
- the ndk gene encoding nucleoside-diphosphate kinase — protein sequence MQRTLVLLKPDAVQRRLMGEIISRFEKKGLNIIAMKMLQVTPTLAKEHYAEHVEKPFYPGLESFIISAPIVAMAIEGLEAIRVVREMLGATNGLNAAAGTIRGDFSSSRQMNLVHASDGEEAAARELALYFNEDEICAYNPVLTSFMRAADE from the coding sequence ATGCAACGCACCCTCGTATTGCTCAAACCCGATGCGGTCCAACGTCGTCTGATGGGCGAAATCATCAGCCGTTTCGAAAAGAAGGGCCTGAACATCATCGCCATGAAGATGCTGCAGGTCACTCCGACGTTGGCCAAGGAGCATTACGCCGAACACGTCGAAAAACCGTTTTATCCCGGTTTGGAATCCTTCATCATCTCCGCGCCGATCGTGGCAATGGCGATCGAAGGCTTGGAAGCGATTCGCGTTGTGCGCGAAATGTTGGGCGCGACCAACGGATTGAACGCTGCGGCCGGCACGATCCGTGGCGACTTCAGCAGCAGCCGTCAAATGAATTTGGTCCACGCCAGCGATGGCGAAGAAGCCGCCGCACGTGAGTTGGCGTTGTACTTCAACGAAGACGAAATCTGTGCGTACAACCCCGTGCTGACTTCGTTCATGCGGGCCGCCGACGAATAG
- a CDS encoding DUF1598 domain-containing protein, translating into MSRQLASEIHSMESGSQRIFRIPTALRAATLSLAMALVTAVTVHAGGFGGANSGAVGGVVIDSEGIVRSATVDEQQDFANRIRALLDAPAGDWNEASDMRVVSLRGLQDQVAKARAEGRPIPDEVSLMAGLTRIEYVFVDSDRSDILVAGPAEPWKLLPEGSIVGTKTGQTILRLDDLAVALQSVEMARQQGILCSIEPTAQGRANLKKMLSRVALRPGQNPSYLVPAMREAFGPQQVQLAGIPGESRMARTLVAADFEMKRLAMGLVDSPVRGLPSYLDMAKNSTQSRSSNPRWWMACDYDNLRRSDDGLAWKISGQGVKTMTDNDLIEADGRAVAANQKSKVAQRWADLMTQQFNELAKSMPVFSDLQSTMDMNVVATLIVQERLAEKANLDLTILSSDKDTLDLGSYFVPEEIPPHCSFIQGVNGWIVTASGGVDINAFQIVEKQTVDAKVADVRTATLAAAGDRWWWNK; encoded by the coding sequence GTGTCGCGCCAACTTGCTTCGGAGATCCATTCGATGGAATCGGGTTCGCAACGAATTTTTCGCATTCCCACCGCCCTTCGGGCCGCCACGCTGTCGCTTGCGATGGCGTTGGTGACCGCCGTCACCGTTCATGCCGGCGGGTTCGGTGGTGCCAACAGCGGCGCCGTCGGGGGCGTGGTGATTGATTCCGAAGGCATTGTGCGTTCGGCCACGGTCGACGAACAACAAGACTTTGCCAACCGCATCCGCGCCCTGTTGGACGCACCGGCGGGTGATTGGAACGAAGCGTCCGACATGCGGGTCGTTTCCCTGCGTGGGCTGCAAGACCAAGTCGCCAAAGCACGTGCCGAAGGCCGCCCGATTCCGGACGAAGTGTCGTTGATGGCCGGCCTGACCCGCATCGAGTACGTCTTCGTCGATTCCGACCGCTCGGACATCCTGGTCGCCGGCCCCGCGGAACCCTGGAAACTGTTGCCCGAAGGCTCGATCGTCGGCACCAAGACAGGCCAAACGATCCTGCGACTGGACGACTTGGCCGTGGCCCTTCAAAGCGTTGAAATGGCCCGCCAGCAGGGCATCCTGTGCTCGATCGAACCGACCGCCCAGGGCCGCGCGAACCTGAAAAAGATGCTCAGTCGCGTCGCCTTGCGGCCCGGCCAAAACCCGTCTTACCTGGTCCCCGCGATGCGTGAGGCCTTTGGCCCGCAACAGGTTCAACTGGCCGGCATCCCCGGTGAAAGCCGCATGGCACGCACGCTGGTTGCCGCCGACTTTGAAATGAAGCGTCTGGCGATGGGATTGGTCGATTCGCCCGTCCGTGGATTGCCCAGCTATCTGGACATGGCCAAGAATTCCACCCAAAGCCGATCCAGCAACCCGCGTTGGTGGATGGCCTGTGATTACGACAACCTGCGTCGCAGCGACGACGGTTTGGCTTGGAAAATCAGCGGCCAAGGCGTCAAGACGATGACCGACAACGACTTGATCGAAGCCGACGGTCGTGCGGTCGCCGCCAATCAGAAAAGCAAAGTGGCCCAGCGTTGGGCCGACCTGATGACCCAACAGTTCAACGAATTGGCCAAGTCGATGCCGGTGTTCAGTGATCTGCAAAGCACGATGGACATGAACGTCGTCGCAACGCTGATCGTGCAAGAACGCTTGGCCGAAAAGGCCAACCTGGATCTGACGATTCTGAGCAGCGACAAAGACACGCTGGACCTGGGATCGTACTTTGTTCCCGAAGAAATCCCGCCGCACTGCAGCTTCATCCAAGGCGTCAACGGCTGGATCGTCACCGCATCGGGCGGCGTCGACATCAACGCGTTCCAGATCGTGGAAAAGCAAACGGTCGACGCGAAAGTCGCCGATGTTCGCACCGCAACCTTGGCCGCCGCCGGCGACCGCTGGTGGTGGAACAAGTAG
- a CDS encoding sigma 54-interacting transcriptional regulator, whose product MNLSASDSDDATAGRRDAPVTATSAYLIARWAGRWSDVYRLKAPGGGGAAAGKEGQSGVDGSGPGGRGEAILGRSSSNQIVIRSEKASRRHARVFFDGRWCIEDLGSRNGTRVSGVELKGDPPLVALCDGDTIEIGGHAIVFSTTIDPGVSPGAVEAAIESSAEMTEDQISFADDSLAGTAATPQITRRQRYSGLLHGNSAGQSTSHSAGRSGGDAGGGSASLLRLAFELGRMTSAVQRAEATLDCLVRHVRPSTVGVYLREKPVAGKADDATASSDVDAAKGDLPRLIATRQTSQRSYRRPPDPLIASAQRADAEAVLARNAAGDANLATEDSRGEINVESVIVLPVRDAAEQIWGVIHLTAWIDRGDFDSSDLEFAVTAAEVLGESLRALAESQNLGRRLHRTRDQLKQLQKRLGQRVRMIGESDAMVEVSRQISLAAPTNATVLVRGESGTGKELVAAALHHASARSEGPLVCLNCAALSPMLLESELFGHEKGAFTGATERKQGKFEAAHTGTLMLDEIGEMESDLQAKLLRVLDGHPFERVGGHRPIRADVRVVAATNRDLQAMVAEGTFREDLYYRLHVVEIVMPPLRRRGDDCLRLADFFLQRFNQEMGRKIEAFTDAAKQRLLDHTWPGNVRELKNVIERAVVLNTTTVIDADDLVLPIAGSPTAGGRNTSAGSDSNGSVPGGPVERTLADLEKDHIFRVLRHTGNNKSKASAILGIERSTLDRRLKRYARDDADASKS is encoded by the coding sequence TTGAACCTTTCCGCTTCTGATTCTGACGACGCGACCGCCGGGCGACGCGACGCCCCGGTCACCGCCACTTCCGCTTATTTGATCGCCCGCTGGGCCGGTCGGTGGAGCGACGTGTACAGGCTGAAGGCACCCGGTGGCGGGGGGGCGGCGGCTGGAAAGGAGGGCCAATCGGGTGTTGACGGCTCTGGACCCGGTGGACGCGGCGAAGCGATTCTGGGGCGATCATCGTCCAACCAGATCGTCATCCGCAGCGAAAAGGCCAGCCGACGTCATGCCCGCGTTTTCTTTGACGGTCGCTGGTGCATCGAAGACTTGGGCAGCCGAAACGGCACTCGCGTTTCCGGCGTGGAATTGAAGGGTGACCCGCCGTTGGTGGCACTTTGCGACGGCGACACGATCGAAATCGGCGGCCACGCGATCGTTTTTTCCACCACCATCGATCCCGGCGTTTCGCCGGGGGCCGTCGAAGCGGCGATCGAATCGTCGGCGGAAATGACCGAGGACCAGATTTCTTTTGCCGACGATTCGCTCGCGGGGACCGCTGCGACGCCACAAATCACCCGGCGTCAGCGATACAGCGGTTTGCTGCACGGAAATTCGGCGGGGCAATCCACAAGCCATTCGGCGGGTCGATCCGGCGGCGATGCGGGCGGCGGCAGCGCGTCTTTGTTGCGTTTGGCTTTTGAGCTGGGACGCATGACGTCGGCGGTCCAGCGGGCCGAAGCCACGTTGGACTGTCTGGTTCGGCACGTCCGGCCGTCGACCGTGGGCGTGTATCTGCGTGAAAAGCCGGTCGCCGGGAAGGCCGATGATGCCACCGCAAGTAGCGACGTCGATGCGGCGAAGGGCGACTTGCCACGGCTGATCGCCACCCGCCAGACGTCTCAGCGAAGTTACCGACGACCACCCGATCCGTTGATCGCATCGGCCCAACGGGCGGACGCCGAAGCGGTCTTGGCTCGCAACGCGGCCGGCGATGCCAACTTGGCGACCGAAGACAGCCGCGGCGAAATCAATGTCGAAAGCGTCATCGTGCTGCCGGTGCGTGACGCGGCGGAACAAATTTGGGGCGTGATTCACCTGACCGCCTGGATCGACCGAGGCGATTTTGATTCATCGGATCTGGAATTTGCCGTCACCGCGGCGGAGGTGTTGGGCGAATCGCTGCGTGCCTTGGCCGAATCGCAAAACTTGGGGCGCCGGTTGCATCGGACCCGCGACCAATTGAAACAGCTTCAAAAACGCTTGGGCCAACGCGTTCGCATGATCGGCGAAAGCGACGCGATGGTCGAAGTCAGCCGCCAAATCTCGCTGGCCGCACCGACCAACGCGACCGTGCTGGTTCGCGGTGAATCAGGGACCGGCAAAGAATTGGTGGCCGCAGCACTGCACCACGCCAGTGCCCGCAGCGAAGGTCCGTTGGTGTGCCTGAACTGTGCCGCGTTGTCACCGATGTTGCTGGAAAGCGAACTGTTCGGTCACGAAAAAGGTGCCTTCACCGGCGCGACCGAACGCAAGCAGGGCAAGTTCGAAGCGGCGCACACCGGCACGCTGATGCTGGACGAGATTGGGGAAATGGAATCCGACCTGCAAGCCAAATTGCTGCGGGTCCTGGACGGCCATCCGTTTGAACGTGTCGGCGGTCATCGTCCGATCCGAGCCGACGTGCGTGTCGTCGCCGCGACCAATCGTGACTTGCAAGCGATGGTGGCCGAGGGGACGTTTCGCGAAGACCTGTATTATCGATTGCACGTCGTCGAAATCGTGATGCCGCCGCTGCGCCGGCGTGGTGACGACTGCTTGCGGCTTGCCGATTTTTTTCTGCAGCGATTCAACCAGGAAATGGGACGCAAGATCGAAGCGTTCACCGATGCCGCCAAACAGCGGTTGCTAGACCACACTTGGCCGGGCAACGTTCGCGAACTGAAAAACGTGATCGAGCGCGCCGTCGTGCTGAACACCACCACCGTGATCGACGCGGACGATCTGGTGTTGCCCATTGCGGGATCGCCAACTGCGGGCGGCCGGAACACGTCGGCGGGGTCGGATTCAAACGGTTCTGTGCCCGGCGGGCCCGTTGAAAGGACTTTGGCGGATTTGGAGAAAGATCACATCTTTCGTGTCCTGCGGCACACGGGCAACAACAAATCCAAAGCCTCCGCCATTTTGGGCATCGAACGCAGCACCCTGGACCGACGTCTGAAGCGGTACGCGCGTGACGATGCCGACGCGTCGAAGTCGTGA